The genome window GAACCGGCTTTCTGGTCTGGTTTACCCCAGGAGTGCCAAGAAGAACCACAGCATCATAAAAAATATAGCTGTCGGGATCAACAGGCTGCTCTTTGATAATAGTTCTTGTTGTTTTCGCTTTGATGCGGCAAACAAAATGTTTTTTTTCATCCTGAAGAAGATCAAAATCCTTATGTGATTGATACCCCCGATCCATGATTCCTGTTTGGCCTTTTGTAAGGATAGACCTGACAAAGGGGCGTTCAGCGCCATTTCCATTTGTCAGATGAATTTTTATAGGAATCTTGCGATTGACATCAAAGCCGAAATGGCCTTTTGCTTTTTTAGCGCCTTTTCTGTAATCAGCCCAGTACATGGACAGAACTGCATCAATTAAAGATCCATCAATGGAAACGAGTTCACCGAGATCTGAATAATTTGATGGTAAAGCATTTTGTGCCTGGCTGCAAAGAGCTTGAAAAACATATTCAAGCTGTTCAAGCCCTCGAGAATTGATAATTTCGGAAAAACTGCTACGACTGATCCCTCCATCTGGAGCGACACATTCTTTGGCAAAATCGTCTTCTTTAAGGTGTTGAATAAGATCACGAGCTGATTCATGTTCTTGTAGATGGAAAAATATCAGTGCGTGAAGCTGATCTTCAAAAGTCATTTTCAATGGCCTGTGACCTCGGGATTTAAGCTGTGGCGTGTCAGGAAAAATCTTTTGCAAAGGTTTGAGAAATCGAGCATGAGATTGGGGATTAAAATTCTTTTTTGGGATATTGAATATGTCCATTTTTGTCTTAACTCCTTGTTATAATTATATTTTATAACAAAACGATAAAAAATTTTTATTTGGTTTGTCAAGTAAAAAATGAACATTTTTCTAATTTTTTTATCCCATATAACATGCAAAAACCTAACCGGACACTACTGAATTTTTTTATCCCATATAACATGCAAAAACCTAACCGGACACTACTGTAAATTTATAAAACTTTCAAAATCAAAATTTGTTTTGTTTTTTTTGTTGTAAACACAATTTAACCATTGTCCATTCCAACTGTTTATTTTATTAGGTGCAAGTTTATTTAAGGTCTCATCATTTAAAAAATTTCTGTAAACTCTCCAGCCTTCATAAATTTTTAGCAAAATTTCAGATTCAGTAAAAAAGATAGTCACTCCGCCTGAGACTCCAAGTCCCAAACCAGACCCGATCCATGAGTAATAGATGTCAGATTCATCAGCAGGGATTTCCAGATCGCTTACAAGTCCTGATGTTGTTGCAAACTCTTTTAATTCTGAAGCAGGAAACCCAATAGCAAAACTAGAATCAGGTGTTTCTGTTTTTGCCTTTACAAAAAATTCATTCAGTTTATCACGTCTTTCTTCTTCGCTTAAAAGATGTACTTTTTGACCTTTTTTCATCTGTACAAAAGGCGAGTTTGTGGACCAGCTCATATATTTGGAATGATTAAAAAAAAGGTCAAAAAAGATTTTTTCAAAAAATTCCTTAGAGGAATATGATTTGTTATTCTTTTCGTTAAAAGCTTTTAAAAATATGCGTCCGACATTTATTGAGATCATAATAATATCTTTTTAAATAAAATTTAAGTCTGTTTGATTTGATTTAGCCTTGTCAATTTCCAACCCCATCTCATCAGAATATCCTTGATCCGGTATAACAAATGGGTCACTGCCATAATTTAACTGGTAAAAGTCTTTAACAGAATAATATCTTACAGGTATCTCTATCATGGTCTGTTCCTTATAGTTTGCATCCTTGTATTTTTCACAGTCGGATTCAATGATGCAGTTTACGCTGTCAATTTCAAGCAGGTCGAGCAATATAGAGTTGTTTCTATGAGTTAGCAGTTCAATGTTCCATTTGCCACCTCCTTTAAATGCTACATGGGTTTCTATGCTTAAACTGGATATTGCAGGGAAAACATAATCTATTTTTTTTGATAATCAGATTCGTGAAGAATGCTATTATGTTCCAGGACTTCAAAACTATTTTTCAATATTTCCAAATCATAAGGAGCTGCTTCATTTATATCTTCCGGAGGTGCTATTAAATATATTGGCTTATAAACGCCGATAGTAGATGATGATCTTTTTCTGTTAACTCTTCCAAAACGTTGAATTAAGGAATCAACAGGAGCTGTCTCAGTAATCATTAGATCGAAACTGATATCCAGGCTGACTTCAACAACCTGTGTGGAGACTACGATACAAGCATCCAATGAAGTATTAAATTTACCTGTTGGCTGTCCTTTTTTATTGATACCTAAAAGTTTTTTTTCTTTTTCATACCTGTCTCCACGTTTAAACCTGCTGTGAATAAGAATGGATGGAATATCAGGAAATAAGTTTTTTACTCTGGCCAAAACACTTTGGGCTGATTTTACACGGTTAGAAATAAGCAATACTTTTTGTTTTTTTTTGACAGCATCAGCAATTATTTGATCTGAATCCTCCCATGAATTTATCTTAAAAAGTTTATGGCGATCAAATTTTTCAAGCTCTGTTTTATCCAAAGAAACCTGCTTAACAGAATTTTCCCCAAGCAATTTTATAATTTTTTCATATAACGAAGAAGGCATGGTAGCTGTGCCGATATGGATACGACAGCCAAGATAATTTAGCACTTCCACAATTTTCAGCGCTATTGCCTTTGAGACACCTGTATAAGTATGAATTTCATCAAGAATAACATCACAACCTTTGATATCTTCAATTTGAAACTCAAAGCCTCTTGTGGCGAATATGATAGAAGCTAATTGATATGGAGTTAGAATTTTTACACTGGAACCAATGAGTCGCTGCAAAACAATCTCTTCTTGTGATTCATCGTTAACTGCTATTTTTGAAGAAGAATGAAGCATTCGAATATCCAGTTCCGGATTTGAAGGTAACAACTCATTTTTAACTCGTTGATACATTGCATTTATTGATGCCTGAAACGGAAGTGTGTAAAATACTCGTCCCTTGCACCGCCTGAAAAGATAGTCTGTTTTTCCTGCACCCGTACATGCAACTACAATTGTGTGTGGTTTTTCCGATATAGCTTCTTTCAATGACAAAGGATAAAATTCTGATTTTCTATTATAGAAATTCAAGACTGGTTTTTTAAATGTATTTTTTAAATAATGCTTTGTGGATTCAGACAGGGCAGAAGCAAAATAATCTGCAGCCATAAGTAAACCGCGCCATCTTGAATAGCCATAATCCTTAACTCTTGTCTCGCAGTAGGCTAACACTTTGCAATAATTATCATGAGCTTCGTCATAAGAAATGTCTCTGGTCTTAATACCAAAGGCGGAGAGTATTTTCAGGGTATCCGGTTTCCAGATATCCCAGTCTTTTATGTGGGATTCAAAAATATCACCTTCATTTTCTTCAAGATCAAGTATGCCCTTCAGCTTTTTGTCTCCTTCAATTGATTTATGATGGGCAATTATCATTTCAATTATCTGAGGTTGGTGTTTCTCTTTGATTAGAGAAATAAAAAAGCATGAAGCAATTTCATGGCGGAATGTTGATTGACCAGTCCTGTATTTTGATACAAGCCTTTTTTGAAAAATCGGACTTGCTTTTCCAATATCATGGAGAACAGCTCCTATTTTTGCAATTTCAACATCAAAATCCAAGCATTCAGCAAATTTTTCAATTGATAGCCTGACATGATAAAGGTGATCGTATAAGGTTGTGAACTCAGGAGCTCCTTTTGCTTTTATGTGATGACAAATGTCCATAATCAACATATATACTTTACAGGATTGCCGATGATTTTAAGCCATCCATACATAGGTTTATTATCATCAAAACGGTTATATCCTGATAAAAAGGCCTGTTCGTTTTGTTCAAATATTAATTCAAAACCATTAAAAATATCCTCCTGAGTATCAAAGTCTTTTTCAGGAATTTTAATTATTGATCCGTTGGGGAATAAAATATCTTCATTCCTGCAAACGCATATATGTTGCTTTGCGGCATGGATAGCATCTTTTTCATTATCAAATCCAAGATATAAATCAGGCTCTATAAGAACACCCCTGACTATTATCGAATATGGCCTGTAAAAGCAGTTGCTTTTTTTATTCCATCCTCTGGGCTGGATTTGTTCTTGCTGATGAGAAATTTGTTTATAAGATAACCTGTGTCTTTTAATTTTATACAAATCATATGGCTTGGCTAAAAGATCCGGAAATAGTTTCCTTTCAATACCTGCCACTATCGAAGGTGTTAAAAACTGTTGGCTAAAAGTTTCACTATCTCTCACGGCAGTCCAAGGTTTAATAAATCCAAACGGTCCGCGATAATCTCAAGTTTTCGAAAAATAATAGTAGACAAAATTAACAAAACGTGTCAAAATAGTTTGGTTCATTTTTTTTCTCACATATACATCAAGGAGAACAAATGAAAATTCCATGTGCCAAACGGCTTGGTTTTGTTGTAAGTGGTCTCTCTTTTCTTCAACCCGCACTGACGAATGCCCAGATGTATGACTTTACCTTGGTTGCTACAGCATTAATATTAGGGTCACGTCTACATCTTACTGAAATTAGCTGTATGTTGCTGAAAGAGAAAGCAGTGAGCACACTTTCCTATCTTTTTTCGAATGCAAAAATTTGTACAGATGAATTGCAAATGCTCTATTTGCTTCAGACACTCAACACATACAAAATTTCTCATGGCTATTTCATCATAGATGATACCATGAAACATCATACCAAATTTTGTAAATGGATTCATGGTGTTTTCATATTGTTCGATCATGCACTTGGAACCAATTTAAAAGCAACTTGCATTGTTTTCCTCTATTATAGTGATGGGGCACTTATCAAATTCCCCATTGCTTTTCGAGTATATCACAAGGGAACCGGTACTCTTATGCCTTGGCAACGCGGTAAACGGTGTGACTGCATAACCAAATATGATCTTGCAGTAGAAATGATGGAGTGGGCCATATTAAAAGGGTTTCCAAAGTGTATTGTTCTTGCCGACTCCTGGTTTGGAATATCGCCATTTATCAAGGAGCTTAATCGGCTTAATCTTGACTATGTGCTTGAGATAAAAGCTAATCTCAAGATAAGAGAATCATGCAAAGAACCAAAGTTAACTCCAAAGGGACGATTAGCAAAATATCAATACGATCTTGTTGGATTAGCAAAATATTTTGAAAAAATAACAACCTTTGTTCGTTGTGGATTTCCTGCCGACCCGGAAACAGGTCAAAAGGAAAAAGCACTTTACATAACCAAGGCTTCAACAGTTCGCTTGAATGCCATACCTGGCAAACATCGAATAGTTGAAAGTCACGACCCTGCCACTCAAACCATCAAGTATCTCCTCACCAATTGTCTCACCTGGGAAGCCACCAAAATCATTTCTGTTTATAGCCACCGCTGGGTTATTGAGGAGTTTTTCAAGAATGCAAAGCAGTTGTCCGATATGGAGGGAGCCACTATCAGGAGTGAACAAGGCGCAACACTAGCGTTGTACCTGGTGTCCTGGATTGACTTCCTCCTCCATTTGGAGAATTACAAGCAATGCACTGTTGGAAAACTGCCAAAGGAACCATTAACGATTCCTTCAATAGTTCGCCGAGCGCAAAACGAAAATTTGGAAGCGTTTGTCTTGCGAGTACAATCCGATGAGGATTTCGTTAACAAACTGGTTGAATTCAGCAGGGCTAACATGAACCGCAATCGTAAGAAATACAAAGAGTTAGTTGTTATTAATGGGGATGTTACTGCTCCTATAAAAAAGGCCGCATAGCAAAAAATATGCCAGATGTCAATTTTTACAGGAACTATTTTTCGAAAACTTGAGGATAATTAACAAAATACATGATAATACTAAATCCTTTCACATTTTACAGGCAAATGTCAGAGTAATAATCCTTTTTAATCTTTATTTGATTCCGCTTATTTTTTCACAACATTAAATTTTTTCAATGTATCCTCAATTGCAGAGACTTCTTCTTTCCCTTCTTCCGATTCTTTGCCGGTTAAGACCAGATCCCAAAGCCGGCCGTTCGGTGTAAGCAGCCTTCGGGAAGAATCCGGTTCGCCAAAGCCGGTTTTTGCGTAGTATTCATGAATTTTGTTTTTGAGCGGCCCAACTAAAGATTTGTCAATTAAATCGAGTTCATCGAGACGATACAAAAAAGCTTCAGCCGATACCCCGAATCGGTGTTTAATTCTCAGGAGAAGCTCATATGACCATTGTTTTTGTTTAATCCCGAGTTGATTAACCGTGTTATTGACGGCCTTTGCGGGCATCAGGAATGTGGCCGCAAAACGTCCGGCGGCTCTATGCGCTGTAAAGGGTTTTTCTTTTGAATCTTCGGGGACGGGGGCGGTCTGAAAGGGGTTGGTATTTTGACGGATTGCATTTGTCATAATCAGGATTCTTCCAAGTTCATAAACCAGACGGAATAGCTGCCTTTCAGGATTCAGCCTTGCCATAAGAAAGAAAAAGGCATTATGGTTTAAGGGGTCATAGTATGAAAAGCTTTCAATTTTTTTGGGCAGGGAAAGTACGATCACACGGAATCCAAGGGTTTCAAAAAGTTCAAAATAGTCAAAGACTATACCATTTTTTATTCCGGTAAAATTGCGGATTTTTTCCGAAAGCGTTTCCATTTCCTTGATTGTGGGATCAAAAGGCACAAAAAGCGGGATACCGGCTATTTTCCGTGCGTTGCAAATATCTTCCAGGGCCTGGAAGGAGTCGATTAATTCATGCGCTGCAAGCAAAACCCTTGAGGGGAGTTCTCTCTCTTTTTCTCCGGCTGTTATGAGAAATGGTTCAAGTAAACTTTCATGCTGCAGAGAACGGAAATCCTGCTCTTTTTCGGCAAAAAGGGTATCTATAGATACTCCTAATACTTTGGAAAGACGGTAAGTTACAGATGCAGACGGCGCGTTTACACCACGTTCAATCCGTCCCAGGGGGACTTCATTCATGCCTGCTTTTGCCGCCAGCTTTGCTATGCTCCAGTTGCGCTGTCGCCGTAATTTTCTTATATTTTTCCCAATGAAGCTTAAGTCTAATGTCATCATATGAATATATACATACCATTCAGGTTTACTTGTCAAGTTGATTTGGTGATTAATTGCTTTTTTAAGGGCTTTTGGGTACTATACTCTCCGTCCCAAAAAAACGAAATGTTTGGGTACAGACCTAGGAAAAAAATAGCATTTTAAGCATAATTTTTTGGACACTTTTCTTATGTACGACGGTTGCTGGTCTGATTCCGAAGCTGAAATCGTTGTCACGAATGTCGAGTTCGAAATGCTTGCCGACACGAACACCAATCTTGTCCTGTCCATGCAGCCTGCCCTTGTCGATTTTCCGGCTAAGCTTTGCCAATTGTCTGGAGATAGACTCAATCTGAGTTCGGCTTCTTTTAAGGCGCTTTTTGATTAATTTTTGATTGCCCCATTTGATATTTGACAAGAACGGCATTTAAAAATAAATATGGTTAATCTGTATTGTTCGTTGTTAATATAGAAATGAAGACATCCTTCATATCACTTAAAAGGAAGGATGCCAAAATGAATATATCTTTTAAATAACAGGGGAAAAATGACTTTATCTGTTCCTGACTATATTTTATCATTAAAACCGTATGCGCCGGGAAAACCTATTGAAGAGCTGGAAAGGGAATACGGAATAAACGATTCTATAAAACTGGCATCCAACGAAAATCCGTTAGGCCCCTCTCCAATGGCTGTCAAAGCTATTGGAAACGTACTTGGAATGCTTAATCGCTATCCTGACGGAGGCGGGCATGACCTTACAGGGAAGCTGTCTGAAGATTTAAACGTCGCGCCTGAAAACATTGTTTTGGGGAACGGTTCAGATGATATTATCGGCATGCTTGCCAGGGTATTTTTAAAACCTGGTGATGAGGCTATCATGCCAAAGCCGTCTTTCCTGATGTATGATATTATGGTAAACTCGTCCGGTGCAACACCAGTTCATGTCCCTTTAAAATCACTCGCGCTTGATTTACAGGGTATGGCCGCCAAAATTACAAAAAAAACACGCCTGATTTTTATCTGTAATCCGAATAATCCAACAGGCACCATAGTATCAAAAAAAGATTTTAACAGGTTTCTTGAGAATATTCCTGAAAACGTTCCGGTTGTTCTTGATGAAGCCTATATAGAATTTGTGCGTGATCCTGAATGCGTTAACGGTGTTGATTATATAAATAGTGGCAGGGCGGTTGTTACTCTTCGCACATTTTCCAAAGCTTATGGTCTGGCAGGGCTAAGAATAGGATATGGTGTAATGCCCAAAGAGATTGCTGAATTACTGCACAGGGTCAGGCAGCCTTTTAATGCCAATAGACTTGCTCAGGCAGGAGCATTAGCCGCCCTGGAAGATGAGCCGTTTTTAACAAAAACTGTAGGCATTGTACATAAAGGGATTGATTATTTATTTGAATCCCTTGAAAAGATGCGGATACAAGCCTTTCCAACCCAGGCAAATTTTCTATTGATTGATGTGGGTCGGGATGCCGATGCTGTTTTCGAAAAAATGCTCAGAATGGGTGTTATTGTCCGGTCGATGAAATCATACGGATATCCTGAATATATAAGGATCAACGCGGGACTGCCGGAGGAGAATGCCAGATTTATTTCAGCCTTGAAAGCTGTCATGCAAAGTTCGGCCGATACTGAAAAAATTAAAAAACAAAACCTGCTGATCACCATTGACGGGCCTGCAGGGGCCGGCAAAACAACAATCGCCAAAATGCTTTCGGATAGTCTTGGTTATAAATATATCGATACCGGCGCTCTTTACAGGGGAGTCGCCTTTGAAGCGCTATCAGCCGGGATTAGCCATGATGACCATACCGGGTTAAAGCAGCTTTGTGATAAAATTGATTTGAATTTTGTCCTTGTTGAAAATGGACTGCGTCTCTTTTCGGGTGATACGGATCTTACCGATAGAATCAGGACACCGGAAATAACGATGTTTGCCTCTGCAGCATCTGCCCTGCCGGTTGTCAGGGAAGCGCTTTTAAAAATTCAAAGAGATCTGGGCAGAGAAAAAAGGGCTGTATTTGAGGGGCGGGATATGGGAACAGTGGTCTTTCCTGATGCAGATCTGAAATTTTTCCTCGATGCGGACAGCAGCACAAGAGCCGTCAGAAGGCATAAGGAGTTATCCACAAGCACTGCCCTGACAGTAAAAGAGGTTAAGAGAGATATTGATGAGAGAGACAAAAACGACAGCTCAAGAGTATTGGCTCCTTTAAAGCCGGCGGATGATGCTATAATAATAGATTCCACATCTATTTCGAAAGAGGAAGTCTTGGCGATTATGATGTCGCACATAGAACTTCATAGTGCATATAGATTGTCACATAAATAATTTCATTGCATTATCGGTCGTCGTAGTAGGGGTTCAAGATTTTGAACCCTTCCCCCTCTGGCCTTGTGCCAAATTTTAAAAGCGGGTAATTATCTGACAATCTACAGGAATTCAGAATAGCCACGAAGGGCTTGTTCAAAATATACCCCCTTTTTTTTTATAAAGCCCCCATAATTAGTTATTGTTTTTTAAAAATGAGCCTGATATAAATGAAAGATTATATTAACTGCAAGTGTTAATATAAATAGAAAGAAAAGCTATTTTGAGAGTATTTCAAAAAGCTAATAAATCCTTAGGGGGTATTGTATTTCATGGCAAGTATTGAAGAGAATCATTTAACTGAACAATTA of Desulfosarcina sp. BuS5 contains these proteins:
- a CDS encoding IS4 family transposase; this translates as MDIFNIPKKNFNPQSHARFLKPLQKIFPDTPQLKSRGHRPLKMTFEDQLHALIFFHLQEHESARDLIQHLKEDDFAKECVAPDGGISRSSFSEIINSRGLEQLEYVFQALCSQAQNALPSNYSDLGELVSIDGSLIDAVLSMYWADYRKGAKKAKGHFGFDVNRKIPIKIHLTNGNGAERPFVRSILTKGQTGIMDRGYQSHKDFDLLQDEKKHFVCRIKAKTTRTIIKEQPVDPDSYIFYDAVVLLGTPGVNQTRKPVRLVGYKIAGVKYFVATDRYDLTAEQVATVYKLRWDIETFFKWWKKHLKVYHLIAHSRYGLMVQILAGLITYLLMAIYCHEQFNEPVSIKRIRQLRNTIQNELRTDEKNVWSNNLIIKEQMLYAKT
- the cas3 gene encoding CRISPR-associated helicase Cas3', with the translated sequence MDFDVEIAKIGAVLHDIGKASPIFQKRLVSKYRTGQSTFRHEIASCFFISLIKEKHQPQIIEMIIAHHKSIEGDKKLKGILDLEENEGDIFESHIKDWDIWKPDTLKILSAFGIKTRDISYDEAHDNYCKVLAYCETRVKDYGYSRWRGLLMAADYFASALSESTKHYLKNTFKKPVLNFYNRKSEFYPLSLKEAISEKPHTIVVACTGAGKTDYLFRRCKGRVFYTLPFQASINAMYQRVKNELLPSNPELDIRMLHSSSKIAVNDESQEEIVLQRLIGSSVKILTPYQLASIIFATRGFEFQIEDIKGCDVILDEIHTYTGVSKAIALKIVEVLNYLGCRIHIGTATMPSSLYEKIIKLLGENSVKQVSLDKTELEKFDRHKLFKINSWEDSDQIIADAVKKKQKVLLISNRVKSAQSVLARVKNLFPDIPSILIHSRFKRGDRYEKEKKLLGINKKGQPTGKFNTSLDACIVVSTQVVEVSLDISFDLMITETAPVDSLIQRFGRVNRKRSSSTIGVYKPIYLIAPPEDINEAAPYDLEILKNSFEVLEHNSILHESDYQKK
- a CDS encoding transposase gives rise to the protein MKIPCAKRLGFVVSGLSFLQPALTNAQMYDFTLVATALILGSRLHLTEISCMLLKEKAVSTLSYLFSNAKICTDELQMLYLLQTLNTYKISHGYFIIDDTMKHHTKFCKWIHGVFILFDHALGTNLKATCIVFLYYSDGALIKFPIAFRVYHKGTGTLMPWQRGKRCDCITKYDLAVEMMEWAILKGFPKCIVLADSWFGISPFIKELNRLNLDYVLEIKANLKIRESCKEPKLTPKGRLAKYQYDLVGLAKYFEKITTFVRCGFPADPETGQKEKALYITKASTVRLNAIPGKHRIVESHDPATQTIKYLLTNCLTWEATKIISVYSHRWVIEEFFKNAKQLSDMEGATIRSEQGATLALYLVSWIDFLLHLENYKQCTVGKLPKEPLTIPSIVRRAQNENLEAFVLRVQSDEDFVNKLVEFSRANMNRNRKKYKELVVINGDVTAPIKKAA
- a CDS encoding helix-turn-helix domain-containing protein: MMTLDLSFIGKNIRKLRRQRNWSIAKLAAKAGMNEVPLGRIERGVNAPSASVTYRLSKVLGVSIDTLFAEKEQDFRSLQHESLLEPFLITAGEKERELPSRVLLAAHELIDSFQALEDICNARKIAGIPLFVPFDPTIKEMETLSEKIRNFTGIKNGIVFDYFELFETLGFRVIVLSLPKKIESFSYYDPLNHNAFFFLMARLNPERQLFRLVYELGRILIMTNAIRQNTNPFQTAPVPEDSKEKPFTAHRAAGRFAATFLMPAKAVNNTVNQLGIKQKQWSYELLLRIKHRFGVSAEAFLYRLDELDLIDKSLVGPLKNKIHEYYAKTGFGEPDSSRRLLTPNGRLWDLVLTGKESEEGKEEVSAIEDTLKKFNVVKK
- the hisC gene encoding histidinol-phosphate transaminase, translating into MTLSVPDYILSLKPYAPGKPIEELEREYGINDSIKLASNENPLGPSPMAVKAIGNVLGMLNRYPDGGGHDLTGKLSEDLNVAPENIVLGNGSDDIIGMLARVFLKPGDEAIMPKPSFLMYDIMVNSSGATPVHVPLKSLALDLQGMAAKITKKTRLIFICNPNNPTGTIVSKKDFNRFLENIPENVPVVLDEAYIEFVRDPECVNGVDYINSGRAVVTLRTFSKAYGLAGLRIGYGVMPKEIAELLHRVRQPFNANRLAQAGALAALEDEPFLTKTVGIVHKGIDYLFESLEKMRIQAFPTQANFLLIDVGRDADAVFEKMLRMGVIVRSMKSYGYPEYIRINAGLPEENARFISALKAVMQSSADTEKIKKQNLLITIDGPAGAGKTTIAKMLSDSLGYKYIDTGALYRGVAFEALSAGISHDDHTGLKQLCDKIDLNFVLVENGLRLFSGDTDLTDRIRTPEITMFASAASALPVVREALLKIQRDLGREKRAVFEGRDMGTVVFPDADLKFFLDADSSTRAVRRHKELSTSTALTVKEVKRDIDERDKNDSSRVLAPLKPADDAIIIDSTSISKEEVLAIMMSHIELHSAYRLSHK